The genomic interval aagatggctgatgccaccatcgagtcgaagaaggtcttcaggagtgctccctgcaccccaaaggacctcagtctccttagcagaaagagtctgctctgtcccttcttgtagagtgcatgagcgtggtcagaccagtccagtttattgttcaagtgaacacccaggtacttataagacttcacaatctcaatgtccagtccctggatgctcactggtgttggaggagagcgtttaccacggcggaagtccaccaccagctccttggtatTGCTGGAGTttatctggaggcggttccgctggcaccatcctaagaagtcctggttcagttccctgtactccctgtcatcatcggccgagatgaggccgacgatcgcagagtcgtcagagaacttttgcttcttttttttttttcgtttgtTGTTGGAATCAGTTGTTATGGAaggaagaaaattaaaaacaaatcatacAATTGAACTTTATCTCTACTTTGATTTATGTGTaactataaatgtaatttttttttaatagaatatAACCTCCTTTTCATTATTGTATTTAGCACTTAATTTACACAAGTAAAGTAAATTTGGTTGttttaaggcaatcggtttgCATGCTTTTAACAAGTAAATGGCACTGCTGTTCAAGTAAACATTACTGATATATTTTAAGTTGCAGAACATGTAACATTAGTTAGTCAAAAGTACATCCTGAGTAAAATTTTAAGTATTCCTTACTCATTTGGTTTAGTTACAGAAACTCAAGTGTAAGTATACTACACTAAATAAGTGAGTTAGTACAACTTACAATACATAGTCAACTTTACTTGCTTGAAACAAGTTTACTTTACTTGATTTttttaaggcaatcggtttgCATGCTTTTTTTAAGTAAGGTTAACTAATCAGATTTTACAGTGCAGAGTGATGGCATACCTCTGAGTGTCTGTAAAATAACATAACACATCCTTGATCTTAACAGTATGCACTTTACTTTGTTGTAGGAACACCATATCATGACACTTTATTTTAACAATTATAAGCCTTAAGGGAAACGCACCTGATTTATGGAGCAGAGTGGAGGCTATATCCACTCTCATTGTGTTGAAAGCCTATGTGGTTGTCCAAAAGGTAAGGGACTTCCCCTCGGAAATACACTCAGCAAAATGATGAAATCACAATATTAGAGGGCTGCTGGTTGCATGGCTACAGGTTTTGCGCTTGCCGGTAAATGCTGTGGTGGTAGGAGGTGCTGAGGCTGTTGGGATTGTAGTGGCAGGTGCAGAAGAGGTTGAAGCAGCTGGTGCTGTGGCTACTTCCTGTCAGGAATCCATGGCTTCCGTATGTCTTGGACCTTTGAGACATTGTCCAGGACAATGCTCCCCGTAGGAATGTCTGCAACAATGTAATTTATGATTGACATTTTCAGCATAGTCATGCCTGTGCTTTTCTTACGGTCCCATTCAACCTCTCTACCAGACCATTGGTGAGAGCACGACTTCTTTTTATGCCTAATTTGGCACAACGGTTCTAAACAGTtcacaaaaatataattttagaaAGTACACGTGAGGATACAAACGTGACTTCAAGAAATATTATCACACAactcaaaaaaataataatattcaagcATTACCACATTCACAAACTCAAGTCACCCGGTCTGTGATAACCATGTTTGGATCCTCAAACTGGTGGCctgatttatttaataattcacCGTTCTTACATGAAATGCAGCTCAAAGTTCGAGAAAGAGGGAACAGGGGCACTTTGACCTTTAGTCAGCTCTCTTTTGGCTCGGTGTTGATGGTGTTTTTGcccatttgtaaatgtaaatatcatcttaaataaaaacaattactcTCATGTGCATTAATACAAAATTTAAAAGCAAATGAGGCTTACTCGTACCAAAACGTTGACAACATAATATGCAGTCCCAATTAAACTTCACTATATAGTCCTAGAGCACAACTGAAGTACGAGTTagtattaatacattacattatttagcTAAATGATATCACTACATATAATTTGATTTGAGTTTGAGTCAGTACTTAAttaagatgaagatgatgacaaCAGCTATGACGATGACATGCATGATGTTATTGGTCGGACAAGGAAATAATTAGATTACTCCACCTCAGCTAACAGGCTCAATGTATTTCTTATAAAGCTATTGTAGCATATACAGCTTCTTCTTCATACATTTTTATCATTGCATGGGTACAAAGTCACCTTTCACCAAATAATGCATCCACCCGTTTGGTTccttttcatacattttacGATCAAACAATGTTACCAGATGATATTTCCCACTATTTCCCCCAATTCTCAGTCGGgtaataaaatgttttccatCATTAATGTAGCACTTCTATTTTGTTACAGATGCAATCTCATCTGTGCTCTGTGTACATGTgctttgcataaaaaaaaattaaaaacattgggACATTTAGTCAAACTGTATCAATAAAAGACAGCCTAATCAATAATTTAGTTCACCATTCTTTGCTTGGTTTAATGATTATGCATTACAAAAGGTGAATGAATCTCTACAATACTAAACTTGATAGACATTCTGAAACACTGACTTTCAAAAGGTTATTATTGTGTGCTTCATCTACAGGAAAATACATATTGCTCTGTATGAAGGTTATTCTGCAAACACTGCAACAGGGATGATTTCCCACGTAGTTTTCTTTCTAGCATGTCTGCGTTGTCAACCTGAGGTCATTAAGCCATGGGCGGCTCCACACGGTGAATGTGCACTGGTAAGGCTGAGGAAGAAaaggacagacacagacaaacagatacacagacacacagtcagataTCAATATTTACTTAGTGATCTGGTTAATAATGATGCTACTAATTCCAACTTGTCTCTGTGgtaagtaacaacaacaaaacacagctcGATGGTTCAAAGAGGGGAAGTATACTATTGTGTCACAATTGTATTGCGTGGTGTGGTTGAAGAGGGAAGTCTACTGTATGACTTGTAAACAACTCCCAAAAGCAAAAATATTTCTCAGCTGAGGTTGTTGCCTCGTTAAAGTCATTACCCGAGCATTTGCTGGGTCTGGGTGGATCGCACACACGTCCTTTGCGCCGTCCTTTCTGCAGGGGGTCTTCGCCATCATCACAGTTATTTCGTAGTTGTAGCCAGCCACCACCTGTGAGGAGAAGATCCGGGTTAACCTTAATTCTAAAGCAGTATAGCATACAGCAGATTTCAGGTGTATGAAAAATGTAGGCAAAACCGGCAGCCATTAGATTCCAGACAGAAAGTTTAAATATACACATGCCCAAAAACATTTGTCATAGTCAGCTTATCCTTAATGTCTGTTAAATACCAATGAAGTTGACACAAATGATATGGTGCAGTTACATGTTTGCCCTCTTTAGAGTTTCAAGAAGAGCACACAGCTACtgtaaattaatataataaccccACTGGATAGGGCTTAATTGGATCATGGGGTTTGTGGCTATTCAGAGAGCCAGACGTGTTTCACTGCCAATCCCTAAATCACGGCCAGGATCCATGCAGACGATGAATAAACGAAGTCAAATAATGTCGGGGCGAAGTCCCTCCTCTTTCCGGTGTCCGTTTTTTTGGGAATTTTGTTTTTATCCCATGCATTTCTTATACCATTACCAACAATATATTTTTGCACGTCAAACATTTAGTTTCGTGTGAAACTGTTCAGTGAACTACATCTCTCCTCTTGCGCAAAGTACATCGCCAACAAGTCCAATTTGGCTGTATCGGTTGTATAATGGAGAGACGGGGGTTTCATAGTATGACGTGGTGCGCTCGGTTACGTCACCTCAGTTAGTTTAGGATTGAAAAGCGAAAAATGGGCAGTGTTCTCTAGCCAGGCCAAACAGGCCTATTGTGACCGTACATGGCTGGCATCACACCGCGGCCTGCATGTAGACTAAACCGGAATTGTGTCACTGAAATAAAGTTTGTAGAGATTTAtttatctcaaaataaaaaaagacgtgACCAACCTGTCTCTCGGCCTTGATCACT from Cyclopterus lumpus isolate fCycLum1 chromosome 15, fCycLum1.pri, whole genome shotgun sequence carries:
- the cst3 gene encoding cystatin C (amyloid angiopathy and cerebral hemorrhage), with the protein product MMWKIVLSVLAAVFAVGSGSSMSGGYRVIDANDEGVRNALAFSVVEHNRASNDMFLSQVAKVIKAERQVVAGYNYEITVMMAKTPCRKDGAKDVCAIHPDPANARPYQCTFTVWSRPWLNDLRLTTQTC